The Microcebus murinus isolate Inina chromosome 9, M.murinus_Inina_mat1.0, whole genome shotgun sequence nucleotide sequence GCATCTGCCTTTCAGCATTCCAGAGGGCACCTGGGACCCATCTCCTCTTATCCCAGCCCCCAGAGAAATACTTGCCCTGTGGGCTGTGCCCTGggctttggggtggggtgggggggtggagaaGTGGAGTGGTGGGCTCCCCCCAAAAGGGTCCAACTACATGTGCCCCAatggagggtggggctgggggcattGAGATTCGGGCTGCAGTATTCAGAGAAGAGACCCAAACAGAGCATGAGAAGGGGAGAGTTCCCACAGCCCACGTGCTTGCCTCTCCTGGGGGAGAGGAAGGTCATCCTGTTTGCGCGTCCCTAGATCTTCACCCGGATGGGGCAGTGCTACACCTTTAACTCCGGCGCTGACGGGGCAGAGCTGCTCACCATCACCAAGGGTGGCGCCGGCAATGGGCTGGAGATCATGCTGGACGTGCAGCAGGAGGAGTATCTGCCCATGTGGAAGGACATGGGTATGAGCACACATGTGAGGCTGGGGGGCTAGGGACGTGGGCGTGAAGCACATGTCAAGGCTGGAGAACACGGATGGAGTGCAAAAAGctaggggaaggagaggagggaggaggccaggaTGGGACCCAGAAGCATGCCCTTTCCTGTGAAAAGGGGCAGGGTTGGCTCATCCCAGTCCTGGGGGTAGGGGGCTTCAGGAGAGGTCTTGCCTGGCTGGGACAGGAGACCTGACAGAGGGGCCTCAGGCCTCAAAGGCCCTTGTCCCGCAGAGGAGACGCTGTTTGAGGTGGGGATCCGGGTGCAGATCCACAGCCAGGAGGAGCCGCCCCTCATCGACCAGCTGGGCTTTGGGGTGGCCCCCGGCTACCAGACTTTCGTGTCCTGCCAGCAGCAGCAAGTATCCTCACCTGTGCCTCAaaacccccacccccccaaggTGCCCACGACACCGCAGACCCCAAACCCTCAGTGTCAGGCCTGTTGGGCCTCCACCCCAGGACCTCCCTCTCCCAGAGCCTCCTTGACCCGTCCCTCCACAGCTGAGCTTCCTGCCACCGCCCTGGGGTGACTGCAGTTCCGTGTCTCTGGACCCTGACTTTGAGCCTGAGCCCTCTGATCCCCCTGGTCCCCCCAGCACCAGCAGCAGCCCTCCCTATAGCCTAACGGGGTGTCGCCTGGTCTGCGAGACCCGCTACGTGGCTCGGAAGTGCGGCTGTCGAATGATGCACATGCCTGGTAAGGGGCTGAGAAGGGGCTGCGTCCTGTGGGCAGCCAGGGCGCTGGGCCGCCCCTGACGCCGTCTcttccccaccccgccccaggcAGCGCGCCAGTTTGCAGCCCCCAGCAGCACAAGGACTGCGCCAGCGCGGCACTGGGTAAGGGCGAGCCTcgcccgcctccacctccccaccccgccccgcctcgCCTTTGCCCCGAGCCGGGCGGGCGGCGCTGACCCGCCCCGTGCCCGCAGACGCCATGCAGCGGAAGGACGCGTGCGCCTGCCCCAACCCCTGCGCCAGCACGCGCTACGCCAAGGAGCTCTCCATGGTGCGGATCCCgagccgcgccgccgcccgcTACCTGGCCCGGAAATTCAACCGCAGCGAGGCCTACATCGCGTGAgctgggccgggccgggccggggcgggcggccccGAGCAGGCTGACAGGCtccggcggggcgggcgggctggGCCGAGCCCTCGCGCGCACATCCCGGGCTGGACACCGTCCCATGGGCGCTGCGCCTGCGCGCCGGCTGCTTAACCTCTCCCCCCgggctgcctgcccctcccagggtcTTGGAAGGAGCCAGAGTTCCCACACTGCCTTCTTGCCAGCAGCTGGCACCTGGGGGTGTCCAGAGAACATTCGAGGCCTTTCTTTCCTCCAGGGAGAACGTGCTGGTCCTGGACATCTTCTTTGAGGCCCTCAACTACGAGTTGGTGGAGCAGAAGAAGGCCTACGAAATGTCAGCGTTGCTAGGTGTGCAGAGCGCCCCGGCTAGGGAGGTGTAGGCAAGGCAGGTGGCTGTGACCTGAAAAGTGACCCTGTCTCCACAGGTGACATTGGGGGCCAGATGGGGCTGTTCATTGGGGCCAGCCTGCTCACCATCCTTGAGATCCTAGACTACCTCTGTGAGGTGGGCCAGGgcccctctggggaggggaggagtgcACCGCTAGGACGCAGGGGGAAGGTGTGCACTGGCCACCTTTCCCTGCTGCTTGCCTCCAGGTGTTCCAAGACAGGGTCCTGGGGTATTTCTGGAATCGAAGGCGCTCCCAAAAGCACTCCAGCACCAACCTGGTAACAGCTTCCTCGCACCCCCCCAACCCTAGAATATCCTCCCTACCTTCATGAGGAAAAGCAgagtggcaggggaggggtgtgCAGTGACCTTGAATGGTGGCTGGGAGGAGGCCCCTCCCCACTTGTGACCTTCTGCCTCCTCCCACAGCTTCAGGAAGGGCTGGGCGGCCATCGAACCCAAGTCCCCCACCTCAGCCTGGGCCCCAGGTAACGCCACATGGCCCCCTAAGGCCAAGGGAGATCGGGCAGGTCCAGTCCAGGGGCGAATTCCAGGTCCAGGAGgacaggggcaggagcagggcagcGGGTGTGAAGGCCTCTGGCCCCAGCACTGTGGTGTGTCCCACAggcctcccacccctccctgtgCCGTCACCAAGactctctctgcctcccaccgCACTTGCTACCTTGTCACGCGCCTCTAGACCTGCGTATTCTCGGGGCCACACGTTGGCATCCTGGACACGCCCAGCCTGCAGAGCTTTGCCATCTTCACCCCAATAAAGTCTTAATGCATCAGCCTCAGGTGTTCCTCTTACCGGGGAGAGACCAGCCAGGCCCAGCTCAGCCCTACTCAGGCATAGAAGCCCTCTGCCACCCATCGTCCCCTTGGGTATGGCTTCTGAAACGGGGAGCTGAGCCCCAGTTAACCCCACGAATCCCTGGGAGAGAATGGGAGTACGAGGACATCAGGCATGGGCACTTGGTGTGAACGAGTCTATCAGACTGACGtctcagagggaaggaaggacggGCACTGCCCACGCCCAGAGCTTGGGGGTGAGGACAGAGGAGCCAGCCAGTAGGTAGTGCCCACGCagtgagggcagggctgggagtgggggaggaagcagggaaagGATGGGGAGGTCATTCCACTCCCAAGAACACAGCTATCGTCCTGCCGTAGGAGACCATGACTCCTTTTCTCACACTTGGGACCAAGCGTGGCACACAGCCCATCTCCATGGCCCGGTTCCTgcttccccagcctcccacaaGAGCCGAAGGCCCCCGCCTAAGAACATGGGGGTGGGGtgtgccctcccttccccctcctgccAGTAAGGACACACCAGGCCCCAGCCATAGGCtcaatttccctttctttctctgcatCCCAGACATTGAAGAACTGACAAatgtggggtggtggtggggttccTGCTGGAACCACACCTTTGGGTCCCTCTTTCCCCACCTGCAGGCCTGAGTAAGGGGGCATGAGGAGGAAAGGGACAGGAGGGTCCACGTGGGATATGGAGAACCACAAGTGGAGGCCCCTTGCTCCCCATTTGGGGGAAGCCCATCCTTGCTCTCAGGCGCTGGCCGCCACGCTCccaggtggaggaagggaggggtgtGCATGAACGCAGCTGTGCAGGGACAGGCTGCTCTGCCCCAGCAGTGAGGGGTGGGTCATAGACTCCAGCTTCCAGTCTCGGGACCCTTGGAGGGCGGCCAAGCAGCGGACAGTGGGTTGACCTGAGCTGGAGGCAGGGCTGCAGAGCAGAGACCCCCAGCCCACACCCCTGCAGAGCCACTGGACACCACACCAGCCAGACTGTGGGAAAGGAGCcaatttatgaaattaaataaagtCCACGGAGGGAGTGACGAACACGGGCTTGGGCACCTCCACTGTggccaggcccagcacagctggaGCTCAGCATGTGAGCCGCGAACCCacgggccccgcccctcccgggaGGGGGCTTAAATAGGCCAGGCCCCAGCCTGGCGGCCAGCAGTCCTGGTGCCTAGGGGGGACAGAAGTCAGAGAAGTATGGGTGCTGCAGGGCCTCTTCTGCTGAGATGCGCTGCACAGGGTTACACTTCAGAAGGTTCTGGAGACAGGGAGGAAAGGTAGTGGTCAATTTAGGACAGGCCAGCTGCCCAGAGCCCCACCGTCCTCTAGTCCCTCTGGACAAGTGTCTGGACCCCAGCCTCTAACCCTGGTCACCTACCTGCAGCAGGTCCCTCCCTGTGGCATTGAGCTTGGGCACCACATTCACCAGGGATGTCGTGGCTGGGTACATTGGGTAGGGCTGTgggggggcagagagaggcagacCAGGGGTGTGGGGTGTGCAGGCTGCTAGGAACATGGAAGACACCCCAATGAACCATGACCCCCACCCCGTCATACCTTATAGTCAGGCAGCTTGGTCATGGAGGGCCACTGCTCCTCAGTCGGCGTCCCCAGCAGCGTGTCCACGGGGTCAAGGATCACTCGTAGAAAGGGCCTCGTCTGTACCttcaggggagggggaggagcccTTCCCCTCCTGGGGGCACTTTTtaccccaccctggcctcctctcAGCCCATTCCTCCTCGCTCGCCGTGACAGAGGCTGGCCCCCACTTGGCCCCCCAGCTTCCTTCACCTGGCAACGTCCTGACGTCTGGTCCTGATGGGCCAGTCCCTCTTGCCTTACTCCCACAAAACCGCCCTGCACCCTCTGGCTCCTGCACCCCAAGCATCCGTGGCTTGTCTGGAGGAGCGCTCTCTCGGCCTCTGCCCCCAGCACCCTGCTTGCCTACAGTCAGGTGTCCAGCCCCCTGCTCTCCCCGCTCGCCCCCGGGAGAAGCTCTGAGACCCCGCCGtcctggccaggccaggccagcccaCCCTCACTCCCCTTCCAGAGGGCTCGAGGCAGAGGGAAGTAGAAGGATATCGGAAGATCCTCTTCAACTGGTCATCAACATCGTTGCCAGGGAAAAGAGGCCGCCCAGCGTTGGCCAGCTCTGGGGGAAGGTGGGGGCTAAGACCCCTCACACCAAGGTACCCCACGCCTTTCAACCCAGCCCCCAGAGGGACCCTCCAGACCCTGTTTGTCAACCCAAATGGGAGGCAAAATGCCCCCGCGAGTCACCTGCGAAGATGCAGCCGGCTGACCACATGTCGATGGACGTGGAGTACAGCTTGGCCCCAAAGAGGACATCCGGGGGGCGGTACCACAGCGTGACCACCTGGAGGAGACCGGCGGGAGGGGACCCCCCACTTAGACACTtagagggctggggaggaggttcaaggaggctcagagaggagaggaaaagaatgcTTCGGGTCCCAGGGCAGGAGCTGAGGGACTCCCTCCCTCAACCCGCAGCCCACCCTCCAGTCACCTCGGCTGAGTAACAGCGAACGGGGATCCCGAAGGCTCGAGCAAGGCCGAAGTCAGCCAACTTCAGCTCCCCGTTCTGAGGGGGATGGAAGAGGACGAGGAGAAAGACCTTTAGCAAGCTTGGGCTCCCTCCTGCCAGGCCTGTCCCCTCAgtgctccccagcccctggctccgGCCTCCCCCATCTCCCACCTTCCCCCCACAAGTACCCTGTTTATTAGTAGGTTCTGGGGCTTCAGGTCCCTGTGCAGCACGTTGCGGCTGTGACAGAATCCCAGGCCTTTTAGCAGCTGGAAGAGGAATgactggggtgcagggcagggaggagggagtcaGACACCCTGGTCTTGCACCTGTGCCCAATAGTGGGTCACCTCCTTCCTCGCCCTCTGCCTTGCTCCACCCCCCAGCTGCCTTTCAGCACCCATTGGTGCTGACACCATTCACTCACTGTCCAGGACCTGCTTGTACTGTGCCCAGCATTTGAAGGACAACAGTGAACAAGCCGGCCCTGTTCCCTCACCCCATTCTGGACCTTACAGCCTAATGGGccttcctgccctcccagcccGTGATCTTCCCTTCCTGGCTGCATCTGAAATGCGCTGTAGCCACCAACATAAATAGCGTGCTACGGCATTGCTCAGGACCCAGTTCTCCTGGAACCTGGATCAAGGCACTTGGTGTGGGCCTAGGAGAATGCCTGGTACACAGTGAAGCATTCAATAagtatctgctgaatgaatgactgtATCTCTTTGAGCCTCCCAGCCCGTGATCTTCCCTTCCTGGCTGCATCTGAAATGCGCTGTAGCCACCAACATAAATAGCGTGCTACGGCATTGCTCAGGACCCAGTTCTCCTGGAACCTGGATCAAGGCACTTGGTGTGGGCCTAGGAGAATGCCTGGTACACAGTGAAGCATTCAATAagtatctgctgaatgaatgactgtatctctttgagcctcattttctcatctctcaAGTGTAAGTAATATCACTGATGTCAGAGTGTTGCTCTCAGATGTGATGATGCTTGCTAAGATTAGAGGCCCCTGGAGGGCAGAAGCAGGGTTTCTCATTCTCTGACATCCCAAAGTGTCCCTTTTCAggatccaattttttttttcttttttttgagacagagtctcactctgttgcccgggctagagtgctgtggcttcagctacctcctagcaacctcaaactcctgggctcaaatgatcttcctgcctcagactctggaatagctggcactacaggtgtgagccatcatgcccagctaatcttctatttttagtagagacagggtctcgctcttgctcaggctggtctcaaactcctaatctcaagcaatcctctggcctccgcctcctagagtgccaggattataagcatgagccaccatgcccagcttcagGGTCCAAACTTGGTGCTCAAATAGTGCTtgcaggccaggtgcggtggctcatgcctgtaatcctagtactctgggaggctgaggcaggtggatcggtttgagttcaggagtttgaaaccagcctgggcaagagtaagactccgtctctactaaaaataggaaaaaattaattgaccaactaaaaaatatatatacaaaaaattagcagggcatggtggcgcatgcctgtagtcccagctacttgggaggctgaggcaggaggattgcttgagcccaggagtttgaggttgctgtgagctaggctgacgccacagcactcactctagcctgggcaacaaagtgaaaatctgtctcaaaaaacaaaacaaacaaacaaacaaaaacaaatagtgCTTACACTGAATACAGAGTCCAACCCTAGCCTCGAGGAGTGCCCCAGATACCACTCTCCTCACCTTCACTATCTCAGGATCGAGATCACCATTGCAACTGTCAAAGTACTTCTTCAGGTCCTAAaaagggatggggtggggaaaTGGGACAGAGTTTAACCTCAGTTTGGACCCCTACACCCTCCCAAAGCTACTGTCTCTCACACTCCCCTTTCACCTGGTCACAGAATTCAAAAACCAAAGTCAGCTTCTTGTCACTATGCAGGACGTCATGAAGCCTAGGGGAAAGGAAGGGCTCAGCCAGGCAAGTGCACAAGTTTGCACCTAACATCCCAATATCAGCCTGGCCCCTGAGGCCCCCGCCTCCTCCAACTGGCCACCAGGCCAGGATGGCCCTGCCCTGCCGCTACACACCTGACGATGTTCTTGTGCTTCAGCTCCTTGAGCAGGCAGATCTCCCGGAGGGCGGAACTTGGCACTCCCTGCATGTGTGAGGGCGCCGGACAGGCAACAGTCAGATCCCAGCCAGCCAGCCCTCAaccccctccctggccccatcCCCAGGCCTACCTCATCATCGTCATCCAGCCTCACCCGTTTCAGAGCCACGATCTCATGAGTCTCCCGGTTTTTGGCCTTGAACACGGTTCCGTAGGTGCCTGCGGGAGGAGGTCAGGGGTGAGGGAAAGGATGGGGCAGCTTCCCCACTCCAGGAAATGCCTTCCAGGAAGGGGGCAACAACTGAGTCTGCAAGGGAAGGGATTCACGGTAAAGGCCAGGCGTGGAAGAGCTTTGTGAGTGACGATATGGCAagtgggcaggggtgaggaggtgCCTGCCAAGGCTTCAGGGTCTGGGCAGGAGGGGAGCCTGAGCTGCCAGGGTGAGGATGTCAGTAATAAGGCGATGCTCGGAGAATCTGGGAATGGTGAGGACCGGTCAGGAAGAGGACTGAGGACCTGCAGAAATTATGAGGTTGGAGGTCTGCAAGTAGAACTGAGGCTGGGGTTTGGGGTGAGGCTGTGTCAGTGGTGCTGAGACTGGGGTGGGAAATGCAGGAAGTGCTGCGCTGGGAGGTCGGGTCTTCAGGGAGCGCTAAGGGTGGGAGTGGGAGTCTGCAGGAAATGCTaacatggggtggggggtgggggaactGCTGTCTGCACGAAGCGCTGAGCCAGGGGGCCAGGACTTCGGCCAGTGCTGAGGTCTGAGCCCGCAGGTATTGCTGATGGTAGGGGAGACAGGGCTGCAAGGAATGCCGAAGGGTCTGCAGAAGACCTTGCAGGAACACCTCCTGGTTCCATTACCTTCTCCAATCTTCTCCAGTTTCTCGTATTTCTGCATCGCGGCAGCCGCGGGGACCCCTACGGGCCCTGGGTTCTAAGACTCCAGCCCCGGCGTTGCAGAGGAGGCGGCACCCCTGCCTCCATCCCGGCCCGCCCCCTGCCTGCGCAGGCGCTTCTGGGGCTTGTAGTCCTAGGACGGCCAGGTTCTCCCAGTTCTGCCCGGGGCCGCCGCCGAGAAGACTAcaacccccagcaggccgcgccGAGGCTCTCTGCAGCACTTGACTCCGGGCTCCGGGTCCACCGCGGAGGCAAACTCTGGACTTCAAGTCCCAGGAAGCATCGCGGCTCCGCTTTCCTGGCGTCCGCGCCTGGGCGCCGAGGTTCCCGGCGTGCCCCGCTCTTGTTATTCCTTTTCCGCGCTAGCAGCCCTCTCAGAAGGGCCGCTCCGGGACTACGCGTTCCAGAATGcagcgggtgggggtggggcgcccTCAGATTGGGGTTTGGCGGCCTAGATCCTGGGCCCCAGTGGCCCGGCCCTGACCCGGCTGGTGGTATTGAGTTCCCAACGACCTCCTGACGCTCTCAGCACGGGTTTCCGCCTCTCCCCAGACCACGGGTGACTCCGGGATTGATTGGGGAATGGCTCCGAGCCATGTCTTGCTGCTGACCTCACAGGGGCCAGCTGACCACAGGCTAAAGACAGGCAGATGTGCCCGTTTGAGGCTGATTCGAGCAGGGAAAACACGCCAAAGACCCCTCTCTCTGCTGGGCGCCGTGTGTCGCCCCGCGACTCCAGCCGCTGCCCTCTGACCTGCCGAGGCCACTGGCCGGAGCCCTGGGGGATCCCGGGGTCC carries:
- the ASIC3 gene encoding acid-sensing ion channel 3 isoform X2 → MKPPGPEEARLRASDLRVFASSCTLHGLGHVFGPGRLTVRRGLWAVAVLLSVATFLYQVADRVSYYQEFHHQTALDERESHRLTFPAITLCNINPLRRSRLTHNDLHWAGPALLGLDPAEHTAFLRALGRPPALPGFMPSPTFDMAQLYARAGHTLDDMLLDCSYRGQPCGPENFTAIFTRMGQCYTFNSGADGAELLTITKGGAGNGLEIMLDVQQEEYLPMWKDMEETLFEVGIRVQIHSQEEPPLIDQLGFGVAPGYQTFVSCQQQQLSFLPPPWGDCSSVSLDPDFEPEPSDPPGPPSTSSSPPYSLTGCRLVCETRYVARKCGCRMMHMPGSAPVCSPQQHKDCASAALDAMQRKDACACPNPCASTRYAKELSMVRIPSRAAARYLARKFNRSEAYIAENVLVLDIFFEALNYELVEQKKAYEMSALLGDIGGQMGLFIGASLLTILEILDYLCEVFQDRVLGYFWNRRRSQKHSSTNLLQEGLGGHRTQVPHLSLGPSTVVCPTGLPPLPVPSPRLSLPPTALATLSRASRPAYSRGHTLASWTRPACRALPSSPQ
- the ASIC3 gene encoding acid-sensing ion channel 3 isoform X1; this translates as MKPPGPEEARLRASDLRVFASSCTLHGLGHVFGPGRLTVRRGLWAVAVLLSVATFLYQVADRVSYYQEFHHQTALDERESHRLTFPAITLCNINPLRRSRLTHNDLHWAGPALLGLDPAEHTAFLRALGRPPALPGFMPSPTFDMAQLYARAGHTLDDMLLDCSYRGQPCGPENFTAIFTRMGQCYTFNSGADGAELLTITKGGAGNGLEIMLDVQQEEYLPMWKDMEETLFEVGIRVQIHSQEEPPLIDQLGFGVAPGYQTFVSCQQQQLSFLPPPWGDCSSVSLDPDFEPEPSDPPGPPSTSSSPPYSLTGCRLVCETRYVARKCGCRMMHMPGSAPVCSPQQHKDCASAALDAMQRKDACACPNPCASTRYAKELSMVRIPSRAAARYLARKFNRSEAYIAENVLVLDIFFEALNYELVEQKKAYEMSALLGDIGGQMGLFIGASLLTILEILDYLCEVFQDRVLGYFWNRRRSQKHSSTNLASHPSLCRHQDSLCLPPHLLPCHAPLDLRILGATRWHPGHAQPAELCHLHPNKVLMHQPQVFLLPGRDQPGPAQPYSGIEALCHPSSPWVWLLKRGAEPQLTPRIPGREWEYEDIRHGHLV
- the ASIC3 gene encoding acid-sensing ion channel 3 isoform X3, producing the protein MKPPGPEEARLRASDLRVFASSCTLHGLGHVFGPGRLTVRRGLWAVAVLLSVATFLYQVADRVSYYQEFHHQTALDERESHRLTFPAITLCNINPLRRSRLTHNDLHWAGPALLGLDPAEHTAFLRALGRPPALPGFMPSPTFDMAQLYARAGHTLDDMLLDCSYRGQPCGPENFTAIFTRMGQCYTFNSGADGAELLTITKGGAGNGLEIMLDVQQEEYLPMWKDMEETLFEVGIRVQIHSQEEPPLIDQLGFGVAPGYQTFVSCQQQQLSFLPPPWGDCSSVSLDPDFEPEPSDPPGPPSTSSSPPYSLTGCRLVCETRYVARKCGCRMMHMPGSAPVCSPQQHKDCASAALDAMQRKDACACPNPCASTRYAKELSMVRIPSRAAARYLARKFNRSEAYIAENVLVLDIFFEALNYELVEQKKAYEMSALLGDIGGQMGLFIGASLLTILEILDYLCEVFQDRVLGYFWNRRRSQKHSSTNLLQEGLGGHRTQVPHLSLGPRPPTPPCAVTKTLSASHRTCYLVTRL
- the CDK5 gene encoding cyclin-dependent kinase 5; the protein is MQKYEKLEKIGEGTYGTVFKAKNRETHEIVALKRVRLDDDDEGVPSSALREICLLKELKHKNIVRLHDVLHSDKKLTLVFEFCDQDLKKYFDSCNGDLDPEIVKSFLFQLLKGLGFCHSRNVLHRDLKPQNLLINRNGELKLADFGLARAFGIPVRCYSAEVVTLWYRPPDVLFGAKLYSTSIDMWSAGCIFAELANAGRPLFPGNDVDDQLKRIFRLLGTPTEEQWPSMTKLPDYKPYPMYPATTSLVNVVPKLNATGRDLLQNLLKCNPVQRISAEEALQHPYFSDFCPP